In Anoplopoma fimbria isolate UVic2021 breed Golden Eagle Sablefish chromosome 7, Afim_UVic_2022, whole genome shotgun sequence, the DNA window TGGTGTGCCTgcacaaaataaagacaaacaaaggtGCACTGAGGACTCAATACGGTTTAAATGCATTACATGGCATGAAGTTGGACTTTGAAAACAAACCTTTTCACAGCCTCTCTGAAGTCTTCGGTCATGAACAGCACCTGCAGCACACTGTTCAGGTAACAAGTTGCCCCTTGGTTTCTCAAGCCATGGAACGTTCTGTCTGCTGGGAGCAGGTTGATTATAATGCATGTAAATTCCATTACTGTCTTCCCACCAATATATACAACACATACAGATGATCTTACCTGGAGAGGAAAACATTTGGTGAAGATCTTTGAAGAAATCCATTTTGATTCCTTTTAAACGACGGTATCATTCCACTGCTTCACTGTCAGCTGCAAAGGAGTTGACAATCACTTGTTGACAATAAATGAATCGCACCTGTTtttggaaacaaacacaaatgcagaaaCAATATTTACTCACCTTTCAGTTGTAAGATTCACACTTTCAAGACATTCCCAAATGTTGGTCAACTTTTCTGTTCGTTGACACGAACAAGCAGTGTCTCTGTCTCCAGTACGACCCTCGGTCTACTTTCTCTTTCGCTTCTCAGAAACCTGAGAAATGCTGCATCAAGGGTGTgttggaaatatattttataagaGGAGAAGGTTCACATGACTGACAAGGAAATTGAATAATATTGCACAAAAGGCTCTTTGTGCaaattaatgtaaaagaaatatCGCAAGCCACGAAAAAGCTTCTCCTCTGTATTCTTTGTCTGATTTACGGGAGGACATGAACGCAGCATACTATTTGTGGATCATCTGTGGATACATTATCCATAGTAATTGTTGCATATTACAATATCCCTAAAGGAACACTATATGTGTGTAGGGAATTATGatatttgttaaatgtgttttgatacCTTCATAAAGATTTGCACCCTATAGTATTAAATTATtcaatttactgtaatttaaaatgaaactagtaaatattttaaagaacatATTTTATGCATGATATTATATGTCTCTTATTCTGTTGTAGGCCACTTGAGCCTCTGCAGGCTCCCATGGTGGTCCCTGTTCATCACATGAGACCTTCTGCCTGTATCTGATGCCCTGTTGATGCTTTTCATATGTACACACTTAATCAAAAACAAGGCTTTAAGacagaacttttatttttattttgtagaacagcagcagcttttttaaaaacatggtaGTATTAAAAAGGATAATGGCAACAAAACAGTGAcactttaaaatatgcaaacagcagcaggagttGGTCTCTGTCAAGCGGTCAGTCCTCCAGGAACCCTCACCACCATGTGGATGACGGACTGGTTCTGGATCCCATATTCggacagcaggacggtgtttCCATCCAGCTGCTTGTCTGTGAAGATCAGCCGCAGAGCATCctgtcctacacacacacacacacacacacacacacacacacacacacacacacacacacacacacacacacacacacacacacacacacacacacacacacacagagagagagagagagagaaatcaggTTCAAAGTAATATATCACTATATcctttaaaataagttttctttTGAGGTCAGGTTCAAATATACATTCTCGGCCTTATGACTATGAACTATTAATGGTAATCAGTTTTTTCTCAGCTGGTTGAAGGCTTGAATGTGGCTATGAAAACAGTAATGGTGGATATTGCAGATCTGAACCTCTGATTCAACAGTATTTTAATGGCAACTAGAGCTCTGAAAGCTTTCTGACTAGATGGATCCCAGTTTCAATCTGTACCACCTCATCACATCACCACAGGGAACTATGTAACTAAGTACTCAAGTATTGTACTTAAACACAACTTTCTCACTGGAGCATTACAATTCTGCTCAAATGTGCATGTATAATGATAAATGTGCTTCTCATACAGGCACTTTAAGTCGGCTACATTTTGCtgtcaatacttttacttgagtaaaatgttgaaaacagGACTTCTGTGTTCCTACTTTTCCTCTAGTAAACCATCAGAGTGCTTTCTACTTTCACCACAGCAAACTAACACGTCTTTGCTTTCTAGGATGAAGTAACTTAGTAACTTCGGACCAGTAAAATAACACGAAACCAGCATTCACACATGGAGGTGTTAGAGTAGATTACCTGCGCTCTCGGGGAGCCTCACTGCTATCTTTTCCTTCAGCTGCAGCACCGTCATGCTCTTAAACTGCTCATCCGTGTTGCACAGGTCGACCATCATCTTCTCCCCCCTCAGTCCGTGCACGATGACCTGGTAGATCTTCCCCAttgttgtggtgtttttgttttatctatttGTTGTCGTGGGTGAGAGTTTCTGTTCTGCTCTCCACTCCGCAGTCAGAGAAAATGAAACGTCAGGCTGTTGATCGAAGTGACAGGAGGGTCGAGGACACTTTCACTTTCGtcttcaaagtattttttttatttattaatgtatttatatatcagGGACAGTGCCCATTAATCAACATTCCAGCTTCCACCtcaatgtacagtaccagtcaaaagcttggacacaccttctcattcaactactttgaagattctaaaatataaaacatattctggtttgttgagcatttgtttgtttaccacataattccatatgtgttccttcatagtttggatgtcttcaatattaatctacaatgtagaaaaaataaaaaataaagaaaaaccactgaatgagaaggtgtgtccaaacttttgactggtactgtaaatgtgACAAGATTTATTTAATGAGCTTCAGCCGGAACAACAAATATGATACAATACACAAGTAGCAGAtatgccaaataaaaacaatgagagTATATGAGAGATGGATGTTTCCTCGTGATTTATCAATAAGAActtaataatcatcatcattaacCAAAATGCCAACTTCTTCAGTATCAGCTGctaaagtgttgtttttgtgtaacACACACAACGTTTGTGCACTTTACTTTTAAACCCTATATTTCTATTATCTGTGCTTTCCTGAAAACAGCCACACCACTTGCACATTTTGGACACTGGAGAGTTTGTCTTACATCCTAAAACCCTGAGCAGCATTTCCATTCTGCAGCCTGAACACTACCAATGCATGATTGCAGTTCTTTATTCAGTTTCGCAATGTTGGGAACTGGGAATCACCTGATCCCCCAGTAGGGTTTGTAGTGGTTTCATCCGCCCAAAGTAGTGCTTGTTGATGGAAAGTTAAATATGAGTATCAGAAGGGGAATCCAGATCTGCCACCCTGCATTCATGTGACTTCTTGTAACTGcagggagggagaaagtgaaagtaaaaacaaagaaagaaaaacaaatcagtcaGTGAATGCGACACAGTAGTCAGCCTCGTTAACCTCACTGGAAACAAGagtgcagagaagaagaagtgttttGTGAGGAGCTGAAACAAGATGACTGCACAGAGTCAGGAGGAGAAAAGATACGACCCCAAAGACACCACTCTGAAGTTTGTCAACAGACCGGATGACCTGGATCCTCTACGTAAGCACACAAACCCCAGTGGAATACAATTACATTATGTGCAATATGTACTGTGATGGTGCGTTCACTGTCTTCCCTTGTTGTTGTGCTCCTCAGCACCAGAGGAGGGAGACATGTGTCTCCGAGCAGAGATGTCCTGCGGTCATGCCGTCACCCCAGAGTCTCTCACCGGGTGGTGCCGCAGCCTGCTGGACCAGGTACTCTCCACCATCTCATTTCAAACTGAGAATATGATACAATAGAGcccattttgaaaatgtgttccTTCAAATGAATCGGTGAACACTGACTTCCTCACATAACTTAAAtgcaaaagttgttttttttgtgtttcattcttGCTGATAACGAGATGCAAGCAGAACATTTGTACAGTGTTATGtcctcagtgtgtatgtgtgacctTTGTCCAGGCTGGATGTCACCTTTCTTCGGTTTACATGTGATGTAAATAACCCTATGCTAAACTAACATCTTCAACATGCAATATAACATATGTGTCCTTTTAATTTCAGGGCCAATTCAAATTTAAGTGCCCTGCTTTAGAGCAAGGCACCCTGCAGAGGTGCGATGAAGAATGGTCCTATCAAGAGGTGCGCAGACTGGCAGTGCTGACATCTGAAGAGATGCAGTACTTTGAGGAGAACATCGCACTTCTGGCAGCCATAGAGTACTGTGATTTCAAAACAGTGAGTGACCTTCAACAAATTACATATGGATTCACTGATGAGTTCAGCAGAGATTGGTTGTTTCTACTACAACCAGCAATTATACagataactgaaaaaaaacttaaagGGAATAGTTCGGGAAGTTTGCCTGTCATGAATCATGATAGAAGAtgtaaaaaagttgaaaaaaacaccatattttcttttgctacTCTTCAGTTTTTATAGGGATTAAACAAAAGAGATGACACATGATAATTGGTGGtataaatcttctcatctaactctagACACCCTTAATGTTACACTTTTCCATTACTGTCTCTCCCATCCTTTCTAACAGTGTCCTGGGTGTAAAACCtatgtggagagagaggaccCGAGTAACCTCAACGTGCAGTGCACAGTCTGCACAGGGGACAAGAAGAAACTTTACCACTTCTGCTGGCAGTGTCTGAAGACATGGAAGGGCCCGGCTCCTCGCTCTGACCGCTGCGACAACGACGGCTGCATCAACCACGACCTCGAGCTCCTCAAGAACTGCAAGACCACCGCCCTCCCTCAGGTGCAGGGGGTCGACGCGTGTCCCTCCATCCGGGCCTGCCCCACCTGCGGTCAGAGGGTGGAGCACGACAAAACGGGCTGCAAGAACATCATCTGTCCCCGCTGCCAGGTGGAGTTCTGCTTTGTGTGTCTGAAGCTCACTCCCGAGTGCCTGGAGAAGAGCTCCTACTTCATCCCCTGCATTGATGGTGTAGCTCCCAGACAAACCTCCATACCTGTGTGGCGCAGAAACTAAGAGCCAATGTGCACACAGTCATTAATCACGACGTAGCTTACTGCCTTCTTCTGTCACACTATGCTGTGCTTTCCCTGTTGGACGATTCTCTTAGACTAATAGGCGTATTTGTTCACTTACTTTGTGAGCATTAAACATATCTACTGTATTTTCTTatgatgtcataaaatgtattttttgtaacGTTGCCACTGAAAGTTAGAATTAATCTCTGTTCGTGGTTCATATTTGATAACTTCATCACTTAATAAAGTTTACCCTTTAAATAATGAACGTCTCTTTGATGTCAAACAGGTTCATGCATGTGAATACATTTCCTGTATGTTGGATGAATTTAAAAAGCAGCTACATAGCTTTATCATGGGAGGGGCTTTCTAAGTGCTCTGCTAATGTCACTGAACGTCACCCATAAACTATGTGAAATAACTGCCTTGGGTCGATAACATCCACAATCAACATGACAACCtgccttttcttcttcacaATCAATTAGCTTGCTCTCAAACATGACGCAGTGATCTGGTGCCTTGGCCGATTGGAAGCACAGTTTATGCCTGCACtgatttctgtgtttctgtttgcaaGCTTTTTCTTCTACAGGAGACAAACCTTCACGCAGAGACCTACTGGTGGCTGTGTGGACATTTAGCTGCAGACTGTACACAGATCATTTTGGAGCTGCCCAAAGATATAGCTGTACTGGGATACAGTCTGAAGTCTAGAAAGTTGTTCTTTGGGTATAAAATAAGACCCAGGAGTCCTACAGTACTAATCTGACAAGGGAACCTTCCTAAAAGAAAGTAAGGATTTAAGGTTTTACTGCCGGCTAGCAAGaaagcaattattagaaaacgGTTTGGAAAGGACTCGGATACACAAGACGAAATGTTTGTGATGGAGAAAATTACAGATATTTTAGGAATACAAGAAGcccaattaaaacaaaaatagccGATCCAAAAGGAACAACATCAAAGGCACAGAGTAAGGgtatacatatatgtttcaATGCTTTAGGTCCATGAAGGTTTAACAGATTAAAATGGTGAAAAGGTCAAATTACCAGCAATGCTGGAGGTGACATTGATGGCATTAATGAGCTCTTTGAACAGCAGTGCTGGATGATATCGCTCTCATGCATCAGAGGTCCAGCTCTCTGGATGAAGACAACGATGAGTCCTGACTACATGGGGAGCTTGGTGGTGAGTTTGAGGAGGTAACAGGAATCAGCTCCAAAAGGCCTTTTTTAACAGAGGACATTTTCACTCATCACTTCAGGAAAATCACTCAGgtgtaaatgattaaatgaatgatggctgaattccatttagctgctttgaCTTCAGGATCCTgtgttgtgcatgctggctctctctctctctctcactgggacacttgaataggACAGGGCCATTGTTAGttttattagtaacacctgtgctttacCTACttttgacaagtcaaaatgtctgacaACAAATAAGAGAACAGAATATTAGATTAGGAAAGAGCGAAACTGTAGTCATTGCaggaaaatcaaacacacactgactttaACCACTTCAGAGTGCACATCTTCCATTTTGCTGTTGCATGCAGACATATTGGATTGAAACAGTGAGGAGCCGTGTCAGTGCTTCAGTCCCACTCTTCAAGCTGCTGCTTTTCCTCCCTGCACTACAGCTGACACATCTGCAATGTAGGGTATCTTACCTGGATTACTCACCTGTATCCACCCAAGGTTAACGGTCTCTGCTGTGGAGCACAAAGCAGTTTATACTTCCTGACTGCTCCATGTGTGAGAAGCAGAGGGGGGTTATTGTGTGGCACACTATGtttattaaaagacaaagatgTTGACACTCACTGAATCGGTAAAACATATCTTCAAGTTCTAACACTATTATCACGTCACAGGCTTAAACTGAGATATTTTATACTATAAAACCGTGTTCAGGattttatattgcatttttgtAGCTAtagggagcttttttttttacagacacaTACCTTATTTTTCAAttgatgtttcagtttgttctGTGATTGTTTGCACACCTGTATGACCTTTCATGCAGAACAAAAACTGATCTAGTCAATTCTGCAGAGGATCTGTATCACCCTCTATAGGTCAATCTCCAATTAGCACttaaaaatgatgtttgatGACAAGCTTTAAGATTGGAAAAGTGGTTTAATGTGACCAACAAAgtcataacaataaaaaaaccaaaaacatttcttaaaataaataaacttgaatgttataaaaactaaatgcatTTTACCATCTACAAAATGACACAATTCAAACTTTTCTTTAGGTCCCCCAGAGTCTGATGATATTCCATGAGCGAATTATGTATTCGCTCATGGAATATCATGGAAACTGAAAGGCCAAGCAACTTTTTTTAACTGGATTATTGCAAATAATTTGTATAAAATGGCTAATAGTTTGCAGACATGTCAGTTGGTTACACATCAGTTAAAACAACAgttaaagaacaacaacaaaaatgtactaaaactttttacttttgcattttgCTGTCCATCTGTGTGGCTTCATTAAGTCATTAACATGAAGTGGTTTCCTGCATACTGGAAACTAATCGATGTTTAAACAGTAATGTGTTCTCAATAGCTAAAACATGGCTGCATCACCAACAAATACATAAAGGAATCGATTATTATGTACCATATAGTGAAGCCTTAATACATCTCTCTGCACCTGACAGTGACATTTCCTCTTCTCCTGAACCCTCTTAAGTGTTTTTGTGGCTTAATGTCACTATATAAGGTGTCTCACTGTTTGTTATCCATATCAACATTGTAGCAACTCATAATCTAATaacttaaatgtaataaaagcttAGAATGTAATAATCAGTACGCTTGTATCACATGCATGCATCTGGTTAGTTTTTAGACTaattaaatatcacattaaaGTAACTGGAATAAATAGGTATGGAAATATGTCACATGCTTAGAATCCcctattatattaaattaaatatctgtAAATGCACTCTTTAGTCCAGGTCACTGGATATCTTAGTCCTGAATTGTGTCACACATTAAAAAGGCTTCATCGATTTGTAACTGATTGATGAAAATGTCCTCTAACCAAACAGACAAAGTCCAGTTGCTTATGTCATGTAAAACCTTTTTTGCTTGGATCATAGGGTAATAATATTCTCATAATGTAATAACTTATTTAATTATGCAGAAAACTGCTATTACGTTATGGAGCTAACTATTCTTAAACTGTAAGGTATTTAAAAGAGCCTGCACACAATCAAAACCCAGAGGTGTTACTTTAGCAAGTGAGACCTTTGTTTCAGGACTGTGATAGCAGTGTGTTGCTGTACAATTACAGTATAaagcaggggtgggcaattatgtgtcccagggggccaaatgagcaactgaaaatattttggagggccgggccaaaatgccgaactcaattatgcataatatacattttatttctatataaaaagcagtaaatggcattgttttgaccgctggtaagagtgtatgttattatttggcaattaaaaggtgaggttagctttcaaaaatatcatttattcaaatagaatttccaaaatgataaacaaaatgtgaaacatttgactcattttcagtcacattaataacaaagggcattttgagtttcatatactattgaaacaaggattttcttagctttctaaa includes these proteins:
- the si:ch211-212k18.15 gene encoding uncharacterized protein si:ch211-212k18.15; amino-acid sequence: MTAQSQEEKRYDPKDTTLKFVNRPDDLDPLPPEEGDMCLRAEMSCGHAVTPESLTGWCRSLLDQGQFKFKCPALEQGTLQRCDEEWSYQEVRRLAVLTSEEMQYFEENIALLAAIEYCDFKTCPGCKTYVEREDPSNLNVQCTVCTGDKKKLYHFCWQCLKTWKGPAPRSDRCDNDGCINHDLELLKNCKTTALPQVQGVDACPSIRACPTCGQRVEHDKTGCKNIICPRCQVEFCFVCLKLTPECLEKSSYFIPCIDGVAPRQTSIPVWRRN
- the zgc:194655 gene encoding uncharacterized protein zgc:194655; this encodes MGKIYQVIVHGLRGEKMMVDLCNTDEQFKSMTVLQLKEKIAVRLPESAGQDALRLIFTDKQLDGNTVLLSEYGIQNQSVIHMVVRVPGGLTA